The window ATGCTGATTTGGAAGGGACCGCCGCTCTGTCCCCATATAGGTCTACTCCAGGTACGACGTTGTCTATTGTCCCCATATAGGTCTACTCCGGGTACGGCGTTGTCTATTGTCCCCATATAGGTCTACTCCGGGTACGACGTAGTCTATTGTCCCGATATAAGTCTACTCCGGGTACGGCGTTGTCTATTGTCCCCATATAGGTCTACTCCGGGTACGGCGTAGTCTATTGTCCCCATATAGGTATACTTCGGGTACGGCGTTGTCTATTGTCCCCATATAGGTCTACTCCGGGTACGACGTAGTCTATTGTCCCCATATAGGTCTACTCCGGGTACGGCGTTGTCTATTGTCCCCATATAGGTCTACTCCGGGTACGACGTAGTCTATTGTCCCCATATAGGTCTACTCCGGGTACGGCGTTGTCTATTGTCCCCATATAGGTCTACTCCGGGTACGACGTTGTCTATTGTCCCCATATAGGTCTACTTCGGGTACGGCGTTGTCTATTGTCCCCATATAGGTCTACTCCGGGTACGACGTAGTCTATTGTCCCCATATAGGTCTACTCCGGGTACGGTGTTGTCTATTGTCCACTTCAAACGTGTGTGGTGACATCTTGACAGCAATAACACTGGAGTTTAACCAAACTACATTTGTGTCTGAATTATTGCAATTAGTAAAATATGTCATAATGATACACCGTGAGGACAGCTTGTAACATTGATTTGCATTATTTTCAGGCGATTCGTTAAGTTTGCACAACGGACGCAACTTCACCACTAAGGACGTGGATCTGGACACCTGGGCCGGAGATAACTGCGCCCACGAATTCTTTGGCGCTTGGTGGTACTTCGATTGTCACCAGTCAAACTTAAATGGACTCTATCTGAGAGGACACCACGCAAAATACGGAATCGGCGTAAACTGGCTCTCATTTCGTGGATATCGGTACTCCCTCAAGTATACGGCTATGAAGATAAGGCCATCTCCGCGGATTTACTGATTTCAAACGCACTTTCGGCTCTGTTTTGTACACATGAATATACTGTTATCTATGTTATTTTCTAACTGGCTACATGTCAGTTCTAAACACACTTTCGACTGATAGATCAATACCTACAAGCTTGGAATGATAACCTAAACTAATTCAAAATGCATAACTCGTTCTAgtcaagtgcaccacgactggtatatcaaaagccgtggtatgtgatatcctgtctgtgggatggtgcatataaaatatcccttgcaactaatgaaaaaaaaatagtttgcgGGTTTACtgtcttagactatatgtcaaaattaccaaatgtttgacatccaatagccgataattcataaattagtgtgctctagtggtatcgttaaataaaagaaacaaactttaaaatacattatctacacgatatttaaaacaaaacttcagCTTCAGAACTAGTAATCATTATTTACCgattgaaactggcagatagcagaaaatattaaattaaaaaaaaaaaaaaaatttcaactgTAATATTACATTAGGTGATGAGTTCCATTGTTTATTTCAGTGTCCCTATTGTACTATTAAAGAAATGCATATCTAAATATTCTTATATTAGATCCAACACCTTTAAATTAAGTCAGCTATTTAAGTTcccaaaaatatcaaatgtaaaggaattatgtacatttatgaaGTTGATTAACGATAGAAACATTAATCTGTCGTAAGTTTGattatgttacatatatattattgtgtgtatttgtgaaagtgattaattatatgtcgtaaatgtatttattcagttattggAATGTTTGAGTTTATTATACTTTTAAGCAGTATACTTGCTGTCgaaatgtttgtaaaccacctcaaATGTAACACCGATGGTGTTCTGAgcgaataaagttctgttctgttttgtacACTCTAAAATACTGTTATCTCCGTTATTTACTGACCGACTACATCTCACTTTTAAACACACTTTCGTCTTTGTTTTGTACACGAAAATACTGTCATTTTCGCTATTTACTGACTATAGGTCCGTTATAAACAGGCTTTTGGCTTTGGACTTTTTTACACGTAAATACTGCAAATTCCGTGAATATAATGACTATATCGGTTTGCCTAAACACACTTTTGTGTTGTAGACACAGTTGGTTATGAATGTGGAAGATAAAAGTTAAGAAATATAAACTTTTTTAACTTCTAAACATGCATTCGATTCTTGTAGAAGACAACAAATGTATGTGAAATGTAAATGAAAGTTATACACGCCAGCCTTTgg is drawn from Gigantopelta aegis isolate Gae_Host unplaced genomic scaffold, Gae_host_genome ctg8244_pilon_pilon, whole genome shotgun sequence and contains these coding sequences:
- the LOC121366997 gene encoding ryncolin-1-like, producing the protein MEDFEGKRVYAQYTNFSLASEQDYFQLTVGTYTGDAGDSLSLHNGRNFTTKDVDLDTWAGDNCAHEFFGAWWYFDCHQSNLNGLYLRGHHAKYGIGVNWLSFRGYRYSLKYTAMKIRPSPRIY